Part of the Benincasa hispida cultivar B227 unplaced genomic scaffold, ASM972705v1 Contig533, whole genome shotgun sequence genome, CAATTAGCCCTGATTCAATTTAAAACTCTTCTTCCTCGGCAAAATCCAAGTTAAAACCAAATTGCATTACGAAAGGGTTCAAATGTTAAGACATACTACAAGTTAAAaccatatcttatagcatgattaaTTAGGACATATtaaattagggcatacatgAGCTAGATCAGAAAAAGTCTTAACTTtacacatgcgatcctaattttgcaacaaaatcaacaattttgcTCAGGTTGTgatgattttgcaaacaagaactTAAATAAATAGACTTGTCAGATCTATTCagaaaaaatctattaaatatGAAACAAATAGATCCAATGAGTTCACAAAAATTCAGCACAATCAACTAAAAACctttaaaaattcaaacataCAACTAATCCCAAGAAGAGTTTACCTAGCATTGCATAGGCATATGGAAAAATcaatgaatgaagaagaaagaatgtTGAATTTGGTGAGACTCGCCCAGAAAATCAACCTAATCACCGCCCAAATACGTtctcactttgtattttcttcaCACTTGCGGCTAGAAAAGAAAATCTCTATTTGTAGAATGAGTGCAGCGTCACAATGCTATTCAgaatgttgcaacgctacagCGAAATCAAACCTCAAGCGTCAGGGAGGCATTCCAACACAGCTGCAATGTTCCTTGCACGCACTTAGATGCAATTCGTCTGCTAAAgttcgtagcgttgcaatgctttgCTGAGTGCTGCAACACTGCCTTGTTCAATAGCTACTATCTAATAGTGTTGAGCTGGAGCGTTGGAGTGGCATCACATCTCTGACTGCTTGTTCAGAATTTAATGCTTACTGCCTTTCAGCATCAGTCAATGGTCAGGGGAaggttgcaacgctaccctcaAGGGTAGTTTGGTCATTTTGGCGTCTCTACTCAATATGGAGCATCCAACTCCTGATTTTGCTACATTTTGGCTCGATTTTTCATCTCGACAAGATGCTTGCTCCATGAGATCGacttacctacaaaataagataaATAGAGCATAAGAATTATTCAAAACGGTAGGATTAAGGACATAAAATTagttcttttttagagctaacagCCATGCAAGACAGGCACTACCCTACCAGTATGTACCAATATGCTCAAAATTGGCCAACAGTGGAAGAAACATAAGGTGTACCAAAGTGTTTAACTTTTCCGCAAACAgaaatcctccaataagctaCATAATATATGCTCGTTCATATCTCTGTATACTGATGTTGTTGGCATCGAAGGACAACTCTGTGAACTGGGACGTTAACCATGAGATACTCAATCTTTAGCCTTTCAAATCATCTAGTCGAATGCCTAAAAGATCATCACAATTTTTTTCAATCATATTGCAATGAACCCTTCACAGGATTTCCATCCACTTGTAATCCAAACTGAATTGTAACGTCTTGCAACATAACTGTGGATTCCCTACAATGCATATGAAATATGTGGGTTTCTGATCTCCAACGCTCTACTAAAGCAGTAATGAAGTGCCAATCCAATTGGATAAATCCAATCTGTACAACCCAAAAAAACCAACTTGTTGGTATGTAAGACATGATACGCGGATCAAACTAGAGTACATGGTGTATATGTCTCCCTTCTCCGACAGCCCAAAACTACAGTAAAAGAACTATCTCATATCGATGTGAACGATGGGTATTTTTGTTGATATGGTTGTACAGCATTAAAAGGACCAAGATCCATGATGCATAATTAGTGAAagaatataaacaaaattaaataacaaatttaattacaataacaaaacaaaaaagccAATTATAATAACACATACTAATCCAAACTCAAATTTATTAACAGTCCAAAAagttataataaaaaaacaatagacCTAAAGCCCAAGTCCAAACTCAAATTCAAGATCAGTCcaaatcttttctttttaaaaaacaaacaaactacAACTTGATCCAATATCAGTCCAAATtacaacaataaataaaaataaataaataaataaataactatcCAAACTTTCAAGTCCAAACTCAAacaatctaaaaacaaaatttcaaagccAATCTAATAGTTAAAAAATACTAAATCTTAGACAAAACAAACTCTACATACTAgatctttcaaattttcaacaaaactaGTTCAAAACTCTATATTTTCATCCATACATTTAAACAAAATACTACTATGGATATTCAAGACACAATCTCATATACTGAAAGGAAAAAATTTTACCTAGGGTTGACGGCAGCACGACAGTGGCAGCAAGAGAGAATGACAGACGATGAAAAGCACGACGACAATAGACGTGCGGCTGGTGGTGACctaggaaagaaaagaagaaagaaagaaagttaGAGATTGAGGAAGAAAGTGATCGAAGGGTGGTAGGGGAAGGTTTTGGGACCACTAGCTCGTGTACTCAGTACACGAGTATGGTAGTTGTGGACCTGGTCCATAACTTCCTAGTCAACACCACATGCCAGATATGTGGTAGTCGTTGGGTGGTAGGTCAGCAGCTGGTCACATGATGTGGAGGGAAGTCATGGACCCCATCCACGATTTAGCTTTAAATCGTGGACCAGATACACGTGTTATGTGCTTACACAGTACTCATGGACCCGGTCTAGGATTTCATTATCTTATCTTTATCATTTCTTTCAACTCAACCATGTTTTTGtcaatacataaataattatttaaaaaaaatgggaaaGAAGGTGGAGggaaaatgtctattttataatttaaaatgtctAAGTCagcatttaatataataaaaaaaattactccaTATAATGTCAATGACTtactcgaaaaaaaaaaaaaaagaaaaagaaaaactcatAGATTAAAATAGTGTATTTTGAATATGAGACAAATCCACCTATGTTAAAAGAAACACCAATACTTGTGAGtgtaatcatatttataacttaatttgaaactaaaaataaattaattaataatttaattaatttgtataGATATTTTAGGCCATGTTTATCCCATTGAAAACGTAATAGATcaatggaataaaaaaaatggaccccatttaattacttttattgTTGCTTACTTGTGTCCTACATTTGTACTGACATATGGGTTCCACATCCAAATCTGTGATGAAATAACGTAATCTAATTGATGAATAAAGAATACTCAATCGAGAATTACACCTGAGAATTAGTTACCGTTACCATTATAATTATCGTACGGTTACTATTGTTGTTACTAATTACAActgaaaaattattaattttgacattttaCTATTAATCGTTACCATTTGACCCTCAGAGATAGAGATAGAGAGAATGGTAATAATACATttgacaaaattcataattttaagtaaatgcaatcaaaatcaatccaattatatttacgattcaaattattataattgatccatcaataaaattttattataattatatcaatttttattacgaTTCGATAAACGTGACCTTAATCcataaatttaattgaaaatttgcaTATGAGCGACTTGGTGTTTCTATGGCGTCTGGCTGAGAAGAAGTGTGCCAATGACTTTGTGAATTGTGACGGCATTTCCATTTGTTTAATTGAAAGTCAATTCCCGACTTTTAAACTGCTATACGTAACCATGCATATGCAAAGCCCTTTCCCTTTTTTCCTCTTCAATTCCCCTTTTTGTTCATTCAATCCAAACAAACCCATTGCTGTTCATCAGCTTTTTCCAAACCCACTTCTGGGTTCCGGTAATCCCCCtatcaatttctttttaatttcgaATCTACTCAATTTCCCAATTTGGGTTTCTGATTTCGGATTCCAATTTTTCGTTTTAGCTTTTTGGTTACCCTGATTTTCTCATTGCTCTCTGGTCAAAGCGATCGTGTTTAAAGAGTTATGAGAAAATGGATAATTCGCCCGAttggattttgaaatttggagGTTTTTGCTGAGTTTgaggaaggaagaagatgaaggatTTCCCTGGGACTCCTGGGACTATGACGGGGCTAATTCTGAGGATTTTGCAGTGCGTTTTTGCTGCTGCCTCTATTGCTTCTATGGCTTCAACTTCTTACTTCTTCAAATTCACAGCTTTTTGGTATGTGTTCTTTCCCCCCTTTTTAGTTCCTCTATTTTCCTTGAATACAATCTGATCATTCTCTCTGTGAAACATCCATTTCTTCTGCTTATTTCCATGCTCAGAGATAAGATCATAAGTATATATGGCAACTAAGTTGTTTGGTTTTAGTCTTATGATCAATCCTGAACCATTGCTTGTGAGAGAGCAATCTGATTATTTATTGTTTGTACTGAATtctttctttcatatatactcTTCATGGTACCTTGTCAATTCCAAGAGCAAATATCAAAGGATGATGTTTCAATGTAAGCtaaatcattgttttttttcttcttccctgcCACAAGTACTGAGTAATGACCATCTTTCAGCAATTTGGATTATCAAAAGTTCATGATTTGTTCTTCCTGTTTTGTAATTCTGTTGATTGGCTGACAATGACCAAAAATATCCATCTCCATATCATTGAAAATCAATCTGCAAAAATGTAGATTAAAACATGTGTAGTTCATCTTGTTTGCAatgttattttcataaatatagtACCTTCTAATTCATCAGATTCATACATTTATGCAATGGGACCACCCTAGAGTTGGAAGCACTCATTCAAACTTGTTTGATGTGTTCTTATCATTTATCCTTTGTGCAGCTACCTAATTGCTTCATTGGGGTTACAAATCACCTGGAGTTTTGTGCTAGCATTAATCGATGCCTATGCACTGGTGAGAAACAAAGCGCTCCAAAGCACTGTGCTCATTAGCCTCTTTGTTGCCGGGGATTGGGTGAGTCGATATGGAACTTTTTAACCATCTTCATTTTGGTATGGTGGTGTCAGAGAATTCTAAGTTTCATGTATTATGATGCAGATTACAGCAACATTGACACTGGCAGCAGCTTCTTCTTCAAGTGGGGTAGCAATATTGTATTTTAACGACTTGAAAAGCTGTAGTTTCATAGGGGAATGCCAAAAATACCAACTCTCAGTCGCATTGGCATTCCTCAGCTGGATAACTATTGCTACTTCTTCTCTTATTATGGTTTGGCTATTGGCTTCCAGTTAAACCATTTGCTGTACAGGCAATTTCAAatgttgcatttttttttttcaagtcatatttcttcttctaattttctctttaatttgcGTTTTACCTCTTCATACGTAGTTTGAAAGCACAAATCCACTAGTTTCTTTGCTGGGGATGTAAATTTAATCATAACAAActatacaaattttcttttgcaatTCCAGTTTTCAAACTTTCCAATCATACTTTGATCCATTTTGAAACTACTATAGGAAGTAGGAAGAAAAATAGAGATGGCTGAAGCTCCCTTTCGGAATCGGCGTTCAAGGGGATAAGCTTCTATAAGTTCAAGGCTAATCCATCCACCCCAATCCGATATTTCCCTAATTCAGATGGTTTTGAAGTAGAGATCGATGCCCCAATATCAATGTATTCAAAGTTCTAAACATCGATCTATGCTCGGACGATgtaacacaaaataaaatctaattacTAACAGAACAAATAAAATTGCAAAATTACTTGACTAGTTTTCCGTGAAGCtacatataatttattatctatCTCAAGTTTGGTCATCATACTGGAAATGATGCATCTTTTCTAGTTCAAAGGATACATTCTATTTTCCTATTATACGGCTGGAAAATCTACACCATTTTCTCAATATGGATGCTGCTCCAATAGGGACTAGGCTTTTGCTTATCCAAGTTCATTTTGCATCAGATTCAGAGTTAACAAAAGAAAACCAAGACAAATGCTAAATCTACTTCCTCCTGCTTTTGTGCCCTGGCTCTATTTACAAATACAATTGACCCCTTCAATAACAAACACTTAAAAAGTCATTTTCTTTACTAGTAGCAGAGTCTTTAATCTCTCCTGTATTTTTTCCAACTTCCCCCTCAATGCAATTTAACTTTAGACCAATCAAGAATAAGTGGATAAATTAAAACTAGTCTAAGAAACCTTATTAGTATAGTATTGATCTGAACTCAATATTACGAAGATAATGGACATTGAGTTGAAactaattcaataaaaaaaagagtATCAAACAGTAGTCCTTGCAAATTCTGCTTCCATTTTGGAACTAATTGTTTTCAAGAACAATCGGGAAATGTGTTGAGAGAAATACTTACATGTTGGTGAACCAAAAATGGATGGATGAAAGAAAGAGAAACTCTAATATTTAAAGGTGGCAAAATAAACTATGCAGCAGGGGGCCTGAGCTCATGATCTTGAGATGTATCTCGTACTGATGGAGGAAGATATTGCCACATTGGGATCAAACTATAACCAGGAAAAACAGCCATCTTACCTTGAGCAGCATGATATGCAGCTGGATGACCAGGGATAAGCCCTGGAGGTGGAATGGCTACAGATTTCAACTGTTGTTCCATTCTTTCTTTGTCTTCCTTCAAAATGATTTTCTCTTTCCGAAGATCATTCTTCTCTGCCTGTTGAAGAATTTATGCAAGCAACTTatgttaaaaaaagaaaacccattTAAACAGATCgatatctttttaatttgtgACAATGTCATGCAAGTACAAATGGATTTGATTTCCTTTAACAAGGAACTTATGAGGCTGAGAATGTGTCCAAGGTGACTGTTGggaataatattttgaaatgaaGCACATCCCTGATAAATACTTTTAAgaggggaaggggaagggggGAATAGTAAGGGCCACTTGGattaacttaagaaaaatgtgtttttcaaaaaactcatttttatttaaacacttttgataaaaattgattaaaatacacATGAAAAGCTATTTTAATTGGTTGCCAAAtactctaatttcttccaaaaatgacttattttttcaattaaatactCTAATATTCTTTTAGACATTTAACTAAACATCATGAAACTtgttatattagatacaaaTATACAATCATACAATACAAGTTAAGAACTATGATTAAGACATTGAAAAGTAATCCCAAACATAAGAAATGTGCGAGAGATCTATAGCTATACCAGAAAATAGCACAGTTGCACTCAGATCAATTCATGCAAGACGTGGCTCCATTAAGAAATCATAAAactataaatgatgcatgagatccaatgtatatatatatcaagATAACCTTAATAACATTCTAAAAACAATTTGATGAACGAAAACTCAAAGAATCGGCCCTATGTAAGGAGAGCAAAAGCTTCATGATTTGAAAAACGCTTACCTTTAATGAAAGAtgcaaaattttaattgaaacaaaataatataaagattATAATATGGATACTCCAGCAGGGTATTGTGCCGAGCACGCCTCAAAGATAATATGAAACTGATTGGCTTtcttatatgataactaacctTTAAACACTCCACTTCTTCGCGCAACTTTTCATTAGTTTGTTTGAGGTCTTCGGCTTCATTCTTAAGTTGATTTAACACTCTAATGGCATCATCAAGTATGGCTGGCTTGTTAGTTTTGGTAGGTCTACTAGGTTCTAAAGCAATGCTCAAGTCAAGAAACCTGCACAAATTTCCAACAAAAGCTTCACACTTTACTGCATGTCCTAAGAACAATTAAgcgaagctttttttttttttttttttttttggtggatAGAAAGAACAATCAAGAGAAGCATTAACTCATCTCCTAAAATCCCAAAGGAGATGCAAAATCCAAACAAGTGATTGCAATCTTGAACTCCCTTTTAGATAGCAAAATATATTCACACACAGATCATAAATACCATTAGGCTTATCCCCCATCATCATCGTCATAATCATACAAAGcatgtaaaattataaaaatgttgGATAACAGAAAATGCTTGCCTATCATTTAATTTCTCCCTCCGCAACCTCTCGCGACAAGCTTTTGAAGTTGGTCCAGCGCACGACCCATCTCGTGCCCTGATAATTATTTCAAGCAGGAGGGTAGATGTAAGTGAATAATTAaggaaaagttcaaaaatattaCCAGAAAGATAAACTTATCACAACAGATGGCTTATTTCCTAATTCCTACTGGAAAGGATTATGCTGAATCCACAACCAGAAAGCACAATTTAGGTAAAATGGTATTATCTCGTACACAGATGATACAACATCTAGATTGTAAACAAACACAATATCGGTGCAGACCAAAAAGAATTACCTCTTCCGCGAACAATCGTTTTCTTCAGATTCAACACGCCCGGCTGAAACATCAGTCTCCGCACAACTATCCCTGCAAATGAAACGAAAACCCCAAATTCGTTAAGTGGTTCATTGAATCAAACACCTGCGAAAAAGAGAGAACAAAATCCAGAAGTGATTGAAAGTTGGTTAAAAGGGAACAGAAAAAGGGCAAAAGAGAAGAGGAAAGACAGAATGTAGTAATGGGCGGTATTGAATTATTGCCTGGAATCATTAGGCAGCCATAGAGGATCGAGCGAAGGGTTAATAAGATTGTCGCCGTCGACGAAGAAGGAGCAATCAAGAAAATCCCAACAACTAGAATCCTCTAAGGGATCCATCTGATCTGGAATAAAAGCGTCGTCCACCGCCGTACCTCTGCTACCAATTTCAGTCTCATTTCGCCATTGAAGAGATTGAAAAGTCCATGGAAAATTAGGGAATGGGAAAATTGGGGGGAAAACGATGAGGGCGGATTGGAAGAACCAGTGATAAACGAACACGTGTATCAAAATTTCACCTTTTTGGGAGAAGGAATCTCGATTAACCGCCGCCGCGTTTGTTTTTCTGGTTGGGGATCATTGTCTGTCCCACCACCTCGTAGTCGGAACGGAATGGTAATCCGCTGTGGCCAGCAGCATAACAAAATTGTACAACTGCACCTGCACCCActttttttagagagaattgTTCCATTGACTTCAAATTTGAGCTGTAAATGGAACATATtccacttttaaaattttaagtttttctaTATCTTTTGTTTGTGTGATTACCAACAAATAttatcaaaaataaatttattgtgcACGCATGTTCGACTCTCAATTCTTGCTCTCGGTACTATCATCATTACTTTCAATCTTTACTCTTGATTTTCGCTATTATGCTACTatgcatctttactttcattctCTACTCTTTCActcttgctatttttttttccttttaattttttcaattaaaagaaataaaagcaaAGAGTGAATAGCAAGAGAAGAGAGAGTGGAAAGCGGAAAACCCTAAACCCCAAAGAGTGAGATTCCAATCCACAGGCACACTGTTTCATTAAGTAATTTCACATTGATATGACTAAAGTAAaatgtccaaaaaaaaaactaactttaTAGAAATTGGAACAAATTTCATTTGAGCCTTTCAAAATGGTTTGTTGACGAAAAATCCAATTCTCTAGGGACCGACAGGTCCAATTTCATGTTTTAACGGTGCGCCATCAGGCCATTAGACATGTGTGAGCCGACGGGTTCATTTGCATGATTCCATGAATCGACAGGTTTACTTTCattgtttttccatgttttGACGGTGTGTCATCAGGCTACTAGACATGCAAGTCAAGGCAAGCTAAGTTATCCCCATAGTTTGTCATTCAGAAACAGTTTCAGTTTGTTTAATCCACTAGCCCAAACATTCACTAAGTGGGAATGCATATCCTGATTCcagtaatgggatcacttactgagtattttatactcatccttcaTGTTTACATGTTTTTCAAGTAAGGGCAAGGATACTCGGGCGACTGACAAGAGAAATTCGTGATAGCGACAATGGGACTAGAAAACACTTCCGCTTGGattcatatgttttttttcatgTTATACCATTTTCTTTTCATGAATTTACTTCTGAAAGAATTTAGGTGTTAGggaatttcattttttgttaatttttcttattttaaaatttatgttataCCGTTTTCTTTTCATGAACTTATTTATGAAAGAattctttatttaataaaatagtccaattttttttattttttatgtaaatatttatgcatgcacaTAATAACGGTCCTATGACATGTTTTAGAAAGTCAGATCGTTATAGATACAATAATTATGGTTTgtactaaaaaacaaaaaagaaataaataaaatagaaaaatagaaaaatctgaCTTGGATGGATAAGAAGTTGGTTGTTTTGGccataaagaaataaataaagttacCACTTCCAATGGATCAACTCAGGCATTTTCCCATGTGATTTTATGAGAATGAAATAAATATGCTAACTAAGAACTTATTTTTAAAGACAGTGGCAAAGCCATGAAAACTATATATAAGGACACTATATGTACAAATCTaacaaaaaaatctataaatgaatgtaaaaaaatgttcataacttcataaattaactaacttaatacATTACAATTGCCTTCTTGagttttcatgttttgaaatTGATCCATGATAACTTCAGTATCGATCCATGTTTTGAAATCGGTCCATGATAACTTCAGTATCTAACTTATCAAATAAATCCTTTTCAATATAGGTTAAAAGACAATCATTCATCCATTAACCTCCCATTTGATAACGAAATCAAGTCTCACAATATGCATAGCAGAAAATGTGCTCTCTACTATAGTTGTGGTAACATGTAAAATCAACGCCAAGGTAAGTAATTTGTAAACTAATAGATAGATCTTGTTTTTATTCGACATGACCATTTTTACTGCTAGATCATATATGCTTTTTAACTCAACAAACTCAATATTTGAAGACatatcaataatataattttgaagttgatcCTTAAGCATAGAGAGTTCAATAGCTAAAAAGTCTTTTGGGTAAAACTGAGAAAGTTAACTAAGTTTTTTTCTATcaaaagaataaatgaattaCTCAGATTTTGACACGTCACATAGAGAAGCAATTCAATATTTGTTTCAATAAAATGATTATTCAGCTTTTGAAGTTGCATATCAATGATGACATAGAAAACTTCAACACGATAATgatgtaaatttgtaattggcttgAGAATTTCGCCTTTGTCGTCCTTGAATTAGAAATGGGTCATCCATTTTAAGGACTTAAATATCACGACTATGATAGAAATCAAAAATCATACTCAACAACGAATCCTAATCAAGTTTTCCAGTTCTCTACCGTATTTCTTTACAAATTTTGACTAAATTCATTGCAATCACAATATCTTAGACCAAAATCTTAGTTAGTTCTTCTAGATTTATATATAAGATTgatcaaaattcaaaacatttttcttctttgaagatgatGCCTCTACAATCcctattgttatttttcttttataat contains:
- the LOC120069661 gene encoding CASP-like protein 5B3, whose product is MKDFPGTPGTMTGLILRILQCVFAAASIASMASTSYFFKFTAFCYLIASLGLQITWSFVLALIDAYALVRNKALQSTVLISLFVAGDWITATLTLAAASSSSGVAILYFNDLKSCSFIGECQKYQLSVALAFLSWITIATSSLIMVWLLASS
- the LOC120069660 gene encoding transcription factor bHLH104-like, whose translation is MDPLEDSSCWDFLDCSFFVDGDNLINPSLDPLWLPNDSRDSCAETDVSAGRVESEENDCSRKRARDGSCAGPTSKACRERLRREKLNDRFLDLSIALEPSRPTKTNKPAILDDAIRVLNQLKNEAEDLKQTNEKLREEVECLKAEKNDLRKEKIILKEDKERMEQQLKSVAIPPPGLIPGHPAAYHAAQGKMAVFPGYSLIPMWQYLPPSVRDTSQDHELRPPAA